From a single Poecilia reticulata strain Guanapo linkage group LG2, Guppy_female_1.0+MT, whole genome shotgun sequence genomic region:
- the LOC108167000 gene encoding stress-associated endoplasmic reticulum protein 2-like translates to MHQRVINGRAGPKRPQEEKYPVGPWLLALFVFVVCGSAIFQIIQSIRMGM, encoded by the exons ATGCATCAAAGAGTCATCAACGGCCGAGCCGGGCCCAAG CGACCCCAAGAGGAGAAGTACCCCGTCGGCCCCTGGCTTCTCGCCCTCTTTGTATTCGTTGTTTGTGGATCAG CCATATTCCAGATCATCCAGAGTATCCGTATGGGGATGTGA
- the LOC103460977 gene encoding TSC22 domain family protein 1 isoform X3: protein MNASCYTVAMDLGVCQLRNFSISFLSSLLSSDSSRLKLDSSSSGASVVAIDNKIEQAMDLVKSHLMYAVREEVEVLKEQIKELIERNSQLEQENTLLKTLASPEQMAQFQAQVQTGSPPAPQTTAPSGPPSAAATGLAQPASHSAGPSA, encoded by the exons ATGAATGCGTCGTGCTACACCGTGGCCATGGATTTAGGCGTTTGCCAGCTGAGAAATTTCTCCATCTCGTTTCTGTCGTCGCTGCTGAGCTCAGACAGCTCTCGGCTGAAGCTCGACAGCAG CTCGTCCGGAGCCAGCGTGGTGGCCATCGACAACAAGATTGAACAAGCAATG gacCTGGTGAAGAGCCACCTGATGTACGCCGTGCGCGAGGAGGTGGAGGTCCTGAAGGAGCAGATCAAGGAGCTGATCGAGCGAAACTcgcagctggagcaggagaacaCGCTGCTGAAGACGCTGGCCAGCCCAGAGCAGATGGCTCAGTTCCAGGCCCAGGTCCAGACCGGCTCGCCGCCCGCCCCGCAGACCACCGCGCCCTCTGGACCGCCCAGCGCCGCCGCCACCGGCCTGGCCCAGCCCGCCTCGCACAGCGCTGGCCCCTCGGCGTAG
- the LOC103460977 gene encoding TSC22 domain family protein 1 isoform X4 yields MFPLRDVSMRVQGIRLQGHDEMSVKLLFWELEQHLKSSSGASVVAIDNKIEQAMDLVKSHLMYAVREEVEVLKEQIKELIERNSQLEQENTLLKTLASPEQMAQFQAQVQTGSPPAPQTTAPSGPPSAAATGLAQPASHSAGPSA; encoded by the exons ATGTTCCCGCTGCGAGACGTTTCAATGAGGGTGCAGGGAATCCGGCTKCAGGGCCATGACGAGATGTCAGTGAAGCTTTTGTTCTGGGAGCTGGAGCAGCACCTCAAGAG CTCGTCCGGAGCCAGCGTGGTGGCCATCGACAACAAGATTGAACAAGCAATG gacCTGGTGAAGAGCCACCTGATGTACGCCGTGCGCGAGGAGGTGGAGGTCCTGAAGGAGCAGATCAAGGAGCTGATCGAGCGAAACTcgcagctggagcaggagaacaCGCTGCTGAAGACGCTGGCCAGCCCAGAGCAGATGGCTCAGTTCCAGGCCCAGGTCCAGACCGGCTCGCCGCCCGCCCCGCAGACCACCGCGCCCTCTGGACCGCCCAGCGCCGCCGCCACCGGCCTGGCCCAGCCCGCCTCGCACAGCGCTGGCCCCTCGGCGTAG